aagaagaCAGCACAagaacgagttgctctcagacacgcCTCAGAACAAGAGTAAATAGGGAGaacgtgggggtaaattaacgaggagtTCAGACCAAAGCCTTGccgttccactttatatagaccacaaccgAATGATCTCAATGTggaaaggaagaactgaaaagcacaGGTCCCCTTTAAAGTTTAGTAGTTTGTCGCCTATGGTACTGGAGTTATTTAAAGTGTGAAGGGGATGACTACTGTTTACCTTTAGGTCAGTGTTTCTCAATCCTGGTCCCCAGAGCCCTGAGTCCTTCATGTTTTAGTAGTGACTCTGCTCCAGCACATCTGATTCAAATgtctgaattacctcctcaccTGTTATCATCTGCTTCAGAATCCTCTAAATCTCCCATTCATTTAGGTCTGGTGTGTGGCAGAAgagaaacacctaaaacacacaGGACGGTTGGTCCTGATAACCAGGGGTTGAGAAACACCGCTTTTGATAAAAGTACACTGGATTGCCAACTATCGGTGGTGCACCTCTAAATCCTTGAATCTAGGTATTCCAGTCACTTTCACAGACACAGCCGTATAAAGTCCAGCACATAGGCATGCAGACTCTTCTACAAACGTGCATCAAAGGAATAGGCTGCTCTCGGGAAACAACTGAATTCAAACTTGGTACCTTGATGGGATGCCACTTGTGCAACAAGTTCGTTCATATTGTTCGTGGTATCCAAACAAAGTGTAgtcatttgtaaatgtaaaatcACATGGCAGGGACTGTGGATACTAAGGGGCAAAGTACACAGAGATTGCCAACTTTCTACAGGGTCATTAGGTACAGAGCTAAATAACTGAAACTGTTGTACCTACAAAGGGAGGACCAACACTGCATTAAACCCTATGATTTTACAGTTGGATGTCACACAATTTCAGATGTGTCCAAAGGCAGACCAGGAAATACTTTTGGcaacaatattaatattattattattattagcctCTCCAGGATGCAAACACCCTGCACTCTAACCActtggccaccactccccagagatctatatgtatgtatatgtcaGGTAAATTGGTTTTAAGCTAATGTTCTGGGTCTTTAAGAACCCTTACCCATTGATTGCTAgagataggtaccagcacccctcgcgaccccagcagggataaagcgtgatggaaaatggatggatggatgaaagaacAAATGAAGTGACTGCTTTCTTGATTGTTAAGTAATATGTAAACAACTgcgcaaagaaagaaaaaataacacttCAACCATATAATCTGAGTTCGGGACACCCAGTTGTTTGTGTCTTAACAATCCCCTTAAACTTATTGACCAAAAcacttgttttgtgtttaacgTGAGTTAATTGTGAACTTCCACAAAAAAGTGATGCTCAATTTACTATATACCTGGGCTATACATATGACGTTTGATAGAGGTCTATTTCTGTTTGCCGCTGGCCACCAGGCTGAGTGAGGCCCCGTGTTTATCTTGTAGCTACGCATAGTTTGCAGGACGGTAGGGGAGGTCAAAACTGCAGCAACACTTGGCATCAACAAGTCTCCATGAACACCTTTAGACACCATCTACAtgccaaccatccatccatgttctaACACGCGTGGAGTTTGCCAACCTTTGCTGGGACTTTAACTGGGACTGTGTGCTTTGGTCAAAGGAGACTGAGATTTAGCTTTTTAGCAACATGGGGAGTTGGTTTACAGCAAAGAATGACCTGGCTATAGGGGTCCATTGAATCCTTTCATGATGTCCACTTGATACATGCTTCTCTATTGTAAATGAGAGCTCCTGTCTCAATCAAactacctgtataaataaaggtgtaataaaatcataataataataataacttatgGGTTTTATCGGTGAGTTTTCTAGTGTCTGGCAGCACTCTTTCTTAGACCCACAGGCTTTATTACATGTGGTCCATGTACAGTATTGGTACTGCCAACCATGGGTCTGTTTCTTCTTCTGAACCTTATCAGTCTTTTCATCTCCCAGATGTATGATCCAGATGTCATAATCAGCAGCCGTGTACTTCATGTCCTCAAGCTTTAGTTTGCACGTATTCAGCAGGTATTACGGTATGAGGAGTACGGCCACTCCAAGTGACCTCTGGGATGCGCTGAAGGCTGGGTATATTGAAATGTTCCAGATGATATGACGGTTATGAGAGTCAACCATCCACATTTATACAGGACAGTggtaatatcgatatttttaaggATATAACTTCTAGTCTGCCAAAAACTGCTGATGCCTGAAAAAGTCTgtttaaacttatttttcaaATGACTTTGGTCAGAATTGCTCAGCTTTCTAAATAGTGGAATTACCATTGAGGGTGAAAACGGGTGGTGTAAGGCGGATGTTGGCACTCATTTGGCAACATGGCTCTGTTTTGAAAGTATTGATAATCCAACACAAACCTTCCACATGCACTCACTGCTGTATCAATTAGTAATTTGAGGTCTTCAGGAGTGTTAAACACAGTAGCACACTTATCAGCATACTGGTGTGCATGCTATCCCCCCTTTGGAGTTCAGTGGCAGTCCTCTGATGTTGAATAGTTTCCCATTAAGATGATAGACGAACATCAATCCCTTTAGTTTGGCATGAAACAAGGAAGCAATGTGAGAGAAGGCACCTTAGACCCACTGTTAGCGTAGGTAATGTGATGCTGTGGGTCGCTTCTTTTCCAAACATCCAGGGAACTTGGATCTTTCGGCCAAATCAACACGGAAATGCTTCACAAAACACAAAGAGattctggattaaaaaaaagtccttctGTCGCAGAGGTGGGGAATTgaggttcagaaagtaaaaaagcTGGTCCACAGATTAGTTCCAAGCATTTGCATTTTCAGTTCCACAGCATAGAGAGAGACTAAAATCACCCGGTTAAGTaaacaggatgaaggaaaaccagaCTGAGATTTTACTTCCCTGGATTCCCCACCTCTGCCTGTCTACCTTTATGTCTGTCATTCTTTGTTTGCCAACcggaataaaaaacagaagaagagatCGTTTTTAACAGGTCAAGCATTGGACACACAGCTGAATAAACCTCTGCATTTTAATGGGGGGCGCCGCGCCACACTGGTTACTGTAGttttgtgatgatgatgatgaaactgTGAAGCATCGATTGGATGTGGGAGGCATGACAGGGAGAGGACAGTTATGTTCAGAAGTCTAAACAAGCAGGGAAGCCCGTCGGCGAAAGAGATCCTGGGGTGTgtagaggagggagggaggatggaGAGTTGTGTGTTGTTAAATGTGACTGGTTATTCACTTTGATTTGACGTGTAGGCACAGGGTGCAGTCTCCATGAGGCGGTAGTGCAACAGAGTCGATGCAGCCCGTCGTGAAACACCAACGAAGAAGCAGATCTGCTTTGTTGTTGAGTTGCTCGCATCTGATTGGTTGGCACAGCAATGACGTAATTCGCGTGCGACTCCCAATGTGGATACTCTTGTTGCTCTATTCGTCATTGTTTCAGAAGGTTTAATTcgacataaatatatataaatatactcAAATCCTCGCGGCCCTGCTGTGAAAGCCAGCCCAGGCCCAAAACCTGGCTCCCAGCGGACCCTTTATTCAGGCAGTCAGAGGAAATGCAGGTAAGGCCGAGCGTAAGAGGCTACCCtccatgttctgctgctgagtCAGGAAAACTTAGCCCTGCTGCTTGTTCGGTTCAGCCGGGGTCTCCGCTCGGTAACATGCGCAGAGCTGAAGGCGCCGTGGTTCTGAAAACCTGGAGAAACCCCCAAATTCCAACAGAGCGTCGGAGTAACACGGTTTTGTCCTCGTGCACTGGGCAAGCACTGGACACGTGGGTTTGCACAGCGCCACATAGAGCTTCGCTCAGCTCGCGCTTGACGCTGTCAGGCAGCGACAACATGCCGCATAACGGCGAGCAACCAAGTCAGAGAGGAGCGCCCAGTTTTCAACTCTAATTCACTTTATCAACACAGTGCGTTGCATTGGAGAGAAACTCGCTGGTTTCACAAAACGCTGCTGTGAATTCATCGCATGAATGCCTCCTCTGCTCAGGTGAAACTGTAGACGAGACAACAGTGAAGGGGGTGAATCAGATGGTGTCAGCATTCCTTCACTAGTACGGTCCTGCAGTTACAGCACAATGCAAAAGTATTACATTATTAAATGCTGTGCGCTTTAATTTAGCGTTTTATCCAGTCTGTTGGATAAAACCCAAATCTATTgaacagaccaacacagagtagtgGAGAACTGTGAAGAGGACAGAAAAGtctacatgttttttatttttcttcaaatgaaaatctaaaagGTGTAAAATGCATTTGTGTGTTTCTACCTgctttgcatatatatatatatatatatatatatatatatatatatatatatatatattagtgcccATTGTTCTTTCTAAAATGTCTCAAGGTCAGTCAGTCCAATTGGATAGAGAGCATCTGCAACATTAATTTACCATGCTTGTCACGGATTCCCAAtcagatttagatctggactttgactaggccgttcccAGTAGTTTGATCCCCTTCCATGGTGATGTTGGAACCAGTTGCCACCTCTGACGGTAACTGGTTGCATTGGATTTAAATCAGGGCTATggttaaaatgatgaaaaaacattatttttctctctcgTCGCCAAAATATGCTACCATGCTTTTCATCACATGAATGCATTGAAGTTTGAACTTGTACTGTGAAAATCAGGTCACCTCTCTGCGTATTGGAGGCCATACACGCTCCTCTGAGTAGTAAAACTCTCCTCGTGGCTTCAGTTGCTCATTACTGGAGCTACAGGACAACATGGCTACAGTGAGACCAGGTTGGGTTGGTTTCAGCAGAGATACTTGCCTGTCTGCCTGACAGAGGGGTGCCTGATGAGTAATGGGGGATGATGAGTAACTGGCGATgacgtagggctggacgatataaaaaaaaaaaaaaaagcatatagataaaatagaaatcatattgatcgatgttgataattatcaacaaatttaaaacctATACTTTAAGCGCAGCCATGGCcattttttgctgttgcttagcgacctatttttagatacagaacacacaaaaactgaattcaaactcaatccaATTTTTTACCAGAACGGcaaaggttttaaaagagaaaaaagaacatcTGCTTTCTGAACTTGAAGCTTGATGACGGAGCCTTCCTggatctgcgtttgtgattggtttggaggatgtaatgactgtagtattaacctccATGATgggctagaatgtaaaagggGGGAAAACTGTTCCTTTattcaactttttatttacccttttttgtCCTATCATTGATATACGGCTATCAATGGATGACAtcataatgtttgtttaacttTCAACAAGTAAGACATTTAATCAGACCTCTGATGACATAGTTAAATGTGTTTGTGCTTTAAAATGATGGTTCTGTGTTTCAGCGTAGATACCCAGGATCAGCGGCGTGGGCATTCACCCTGATCTGTAGCCCTGGCACCCCGTGGAGCCGCTGACCTGGACTCTCCACGGCAGGACCATGGTGTGAAGCGCCGGAATCTGCCGGCCCTGAGCGAGAAACCAGCAGCTCTAGCTTCCCGGCTGCTGGGCGTGAGCTGCTCCTCTCACATGTGTCATTCTGTCAAACAGCAGGCTTCCCACAGCGGCACGCTCACATGTGAGTCCATGTTCTTCGGTCTCTGCCAAATGCAGCAAGCGCGGAACTACTGGAGGAAGGCGAAGTGCGTGAACAGGAGATGGGGGTCCATGTCGTCTGTTATAGGGGTGTCCCACCTCTCCAGGCGGGACAAAAGACGTTTGTATTATAAGTTACAGTTCTGGCTGTGGAGGAAGTGGAGTGAGATGAACCGCCTTTGGATATTCCGACAGCGGAGGCGTTGCTCGGGGATGCCCACCGGCTCCTGCTGTCACCTTAAATGGAAGCACCAGGAAAGTCAAGCTTTCACGTGCCACGTAAAGGACAACGACAGCTCAACAGTAAGAACCTCAGCTGCTGTTTCGCCTCTCCGGCCTGATGCTGGAGGTTCTGGGGAAGCCTTAAGCTGTCCGAACGGCCTGCCGGAGTGGAGCCAGTCGGACGGCCTCACAGTGGCTCGCTCAGATTCCTCTGAGTCAACGGTGTCTGCAGGGGCCCTCAGTCAGACCTCCCCAACAGCCACGCCGCCGTCCCAGAGCGCCGAGCCTTCTGTACAGCCTGAAGGCGCCACTCAAACTGTAAAACACTCTCACACCGTACAACCTCTGCAGGGTGCAGACGGCGCTGCATCTGCAGGCGGAGAAAGGTTTAGGTCGCAGAGAGCACAGACGCCTCAGATGGATGCTGCACTACAACAGCGCGACCCTTTAGTTCAGCAAACCGGGAGTGAAAAGACTAAGTCCTGTGTGAATAATGCCAACACTGACAGTCTGACCAGGGAGATCCGAGGTGAGTTCACTGCTGTGTTTGGGGGGATTGGCACACGCATGGGATTCCAGCTGCAGTGAAACCAAATGTTGGAATAATCTCCAGCCCAGAGCTGGTGTACAGCAGAAACTATTGTGCATACATTTGCTGCTTATATACAACATATTAACAATTACAGCTGGACATCACATATTTATAACATGGCTGCAATGCAATGATGAGAGCAGTGTTACATGTGCTGAATCCACATTTTCCTCACTGCCGTCTCCTTTGCTTGTGACGGTGCCTGTAGCATCTGTGCCAGGTGGGACCAGCTACTGCTTTGAAACTTCCCCCAAAAGGCTGGATGTGTTATTGGCATGCAATAATAAACAGGTTAGCGTGCCACGCAGCCCTTTGTGATGTCATGTTGCACGCGTTGATGTTGCCATGGTGATAACGTGGGACCTAATTTATAGTACAGA
This genomic window from Fundulus heteroclitus isolate FHET01 chromosome 6, MU-UCD_Fhet_4.1, whole genome shotgun sequence contains:
- the LOC105925193 gene encoding sentrin-specific protease 5; protein product: MCHSVKQQASHSGTLTCESMFFGLCQMQQARNYWRKAKCVNRRWGSMSSVIGVSHLSRRDKRRLYYKLQFWLWRKWSEMNRLWIFRQRRRCSGMPTGSCCHLKWKHQESQAFTCHVKDNDSSTVRTSAAVSPLRPDAGGSGEALSCPNGLPEWSQSDGLTVARSDSSESTVSAGALSQTSPTATPPSQSAEPSVQPEGATQTVKHSHTVQPLQGADGAASAGGERFRSQRAQTPQMDAALQQRDPLVQQTGSEKTKSCVNNANTDSLTREIRDFLEGFYRTYGSFVPLHIRDVLRHLKRKFNSDFNDRKNMILSEVDKYRTAIVKKSVPSFQVVYKKHVLTLEDLLTLADEQWLNDQVMNMYGELIMESSHHEVHFLNSFFHRQLMTKGYSGVRRWTKQVDLFSKSLLLVPIHLEVHWCLVTADISTKKICLYDSQGHSLQKVARNILKYLISEAKEKKNAAFEEGWTVSIEENIPQQTNENDCGVFVLEYSRCLALSRPLQFSQQDIPKIRRRIYKELCDWKLQEQD